Proteins from a genomic interval of Quercus lobata isolate SW786 chromosome 11, ValleyOak3.0 Primary Assembly, whole genome shotgun sequence:
- the LOC115968674 gene encoding uncharacterized protein LOC115968674 produces the protein MSLRIKTVVDKFVEELKEALDADIQDRIMKEREMQSYIQEREREVAEREAAWKAELSRREAEIARQEARLKMEKENLEKEKSVLMGTASNQDNQDGALEITVSGEKYRCLRFAKAKK, from the exons atgtctCTTAGAATAAAGACGGTGGTAGATAAGTTTGTGGAGGAGCTAAAAGAAGCACTGGATGCAGATATTCAAGACAGAATCatgaaggaaagagagatgcaaagcTACATCCAAGAGCGTGAACGCGAAGTCGCCGAACGTGAAGCCGCTTGGAAGGCTGAGCTCTCTCGTCGCGAG GCAGAGATTGCCCGACAAGAAGCAAGGCTGAAGATGGAGAAAGAAAAtcttgagaaagagaaaagtgttCTAATGGGAACTGCATCAAATCAAGACAACCAAGATGGAGCTCTTGAAATCACTGTAAGCGGAGAAAAATATCGATGCCTTAGGTTTGCAAAGgcaaaaaaatga
- the LOC115969487 gene encoding aminoacylase-1-like isoform X1: MELSYGTIISLLLLFLSSSITITNAEDLEDPSSSSIISRFQRYLQINTAQPTPNYEESTQFILSQAKSLSLEAQTFEFVQSKPFILLKWPGSNPNLPSILLNSHTDVVPVEHEKWSHPPFGAHLDSLGNIYARGSQDMKCVGMQYLEAIRKLKASGFHPLRSVYLSFVPDEEIGGHDGVEKFVDSDVFTNMNLGIVLDEGLPSPSEDYRVFYAERSPWWLVINATGQPGHGAKLYDNSAMENLFKSIESVRRFRASQFDLLKAGLKAEGEVVSINMVFLKAGTPSPTGFVMNLQPSVAQAGFDIRVPPTADPESLERRIAEEWAPASRNMTFELGQFKQKANVHDKFGKPLLTATDSSNPWWDLLEEAVRKANGKFGKPEVFPAATDSRYFRELGFPAIGFSPMANTPILLHGHNEFLNQDEYLKGVDVYVSIIKAYASYVEHTRKEGSKDEL; this comes from the exons ATGGAGCTGAGTTACGGAACCATCATATCTCTACTACTCTTGTTCCTTTCTTcatcaataacaataacaaacgCTGAAGATTTAGAAgacccatcatcatcatcaatcaTCTCAAGATTCCAACGCTACCTTCAAATCAACACTGCTCAGCCAACCCCCAACTACGAAGAATCAACCCAATTCATTCTCTCTCAAGCCAAATCTCTCTCCCTCGAAGCCCAAACCTTCGAGTTCGTCCAATCCAAGCCTTTCATCCTCCTCAAATGGCCAGGCTCCAATCCCAACCTCCCTTCCATCCTCCTCAACTCTCACACAGATGTCGTTCCAGTCGAGCATGAAAAGTGGTCCCACCCACCCTTCGGGGCCCACCTCGATTCTCTGGGTAATATTTACGCCAGAGGCTCCCAGGATATGAAGTGTGTTGGCATGCAATACCTTGAGGCCATTCGAAAGTTGAAGGCTTCTGGCTTTCACCCACTTCGCTCTGTTTACTTGTCTTTTGTACCTGACGAGGAGATTGGTGGCCATGATGGGGTTGAAAAGTTCGTCGATTCCGACGTTTTCACCAATATGAACCTGGGGATTGTACTTGACGaag GGTTGCCTTCCCCAAGTGAGGATTACAGGGTGTTTTATGCTGAGAGGAGTCCCTGGTGGCTAGTGATTAACGCTACTGGACAGCCAGGCCATGGCGCAAAGTTGTATGACAATAGTGCTATGGAGAATCTATTCAAAAGCATTGAGAGTGTGAGAAGGTTCCGGGCTTCTCAGTTTGATTTGCTGAAGGCTGGTTTGAAGGCCGAGGGTGAGGTTGTTTCAATTAATATGGTGTTTTTGAAGGCCGGCACGCCGTCTCCAACT GGTTTTGTCATGAATTTGCAGCCATCTGTAGCACAAGCAGGTTTTGATATTCGGGTGCCACCAACTGCTGATCCAGAATCTTTGGAGAGACGAATTGCTGAAGAATGGGCTCCTGCCTCACGTAATATGACATTTGAG CTTGGGCAGTTCAAGCAGAAGGCTAATGTGCACGATAAGTTTGGGAAGCCACTCCTAACTGCGACTGATAGTTCTAACCCCTGGTGGGACCTACTAGAAGAAGCTGTCAGAAAAGCTAATGGAAAATTTGGTAAACCAGAGGTCTTTCCTGCTGCAACAGATTCTCGCTACTTCCGGGAACTAGGCTTTCCAGCCATTGGCTTCTCCCCTATGGCAAACACTCCTATCCTTCTCCATGGTCATAATGAG TTTCTAAACCAAGATGAGTACTTGAAAGGAGTTGATGTCTATGTGTCAATAATCAAAGCTTATGCATCTTATGTTGAGCATACAAGAAAGGAAGGCTCCAAAGATGAGTTGTAA
- the LOC115969590 gene encoding exopolygalacturonase-like, with translation MSRPFFHGKLLLVLSIYYFNGVFGREAVSVVKGIEFETQKGRHVLHHKGRRRSALFDFDVMSFGARADGRTDDTRAFRTAWKKACESSGSVNLLIPKGTYLIGHIEFTGPCNNVSSLTVHLKGYLKATTDLSKYGFSAGWVEFGWVEGLTLTGGGTLDGQGAKAWPYNDCPTDSNCKLLPTNVKFMAMNKTVVRGITSLNSKFFHIALVECKNFKGSKIKISAPANSPNTDGIHIERSSSVYFSGSHIGTGDDCISVGQGNSQVTITGVTCGPGHGISVGSLGRYRNEGDVSGLLVRDCTMTVTTNGIRIKTWENSPGSSAVTNMTFENIVMNNVTNPIIIDQTYCPFTSCTSMAPSRVKISDIYFKNIRGTSSSKVAVALECSKGMPCQNIYLENVHLDLSSGEKHATSTCKNVRAKYIGTQLPPPCS, from the exons ATGAGCCGGCCTTTCTTCCATGGCAAATTGCTCTTGGTGCTGTCTATCTATTATTTCAATGGTGTTTTTGGCAGAGAAGCAGTGTCAGTTGTGAAAGGCATTGAATTTGAGACACAAAAGGGTAGACACGTTTTACATCACAAGGGGAGGAGAAGGTCtgctttatttgattttgatgtcaTGAGCTTTGGTGCTCGAGCAGATGGCCGAACTGATGACACTCGG GCCTTCAGAACAGCATGGAAGAAGGCATGTGAGTCCTCAGGCTCAGTGAATCTTCTGATACCAAAAGGGACATACTTGATTGGCCACATCGAGTTTACTGGCCCGTGCAATAATGTATCATCTCTAACTGTTCATTTGAAG GGTTATTTGAAAGCAACAACAGACTTGTCCAAGTATGGATTCAGTGCtggttgggttgaatttggaTGGGTAGAGGGGCTAACCTTGACCGGAGGTGGAACCTTGGATGGCCAAGGTGCTAAAGCCTGGCCTTACAATGACTGCCCCACTGATTCCAACTGCAAACTTCTTCCAACT AATGTGAAATTCATGGCAATGAATAAGACAGTTGTACGTGGCATAACTTCGCTGAATAGCAAGTTCTTTCACATAGCTCTCGTGGAGTGCAAGAACTTCAAAGGTAGTAAAATCAAGATTTCAGCCCCAGCAAACAGTCCTAACACTGATGGCATTCACATTGAGAGAAGCTCTAGTGTCTACTTTTCTGGATCACATATTGGTACGGGTGATGACTGCATCTCTGTTGGACAAGGAAATTCTCAAGTCACCATCACAGGTGTCACTTGTGGACCTGGTCACGGTATCAG TGTTGGAAGTTTGGGAAGATATCGGAATGAAGGAGATGTAAGTGGACTTTTGGTGAGGGATTGTACCATGACAGTTACTACAAATGGCATTAGGATTAAAACATGGGAAAACTCTCCAGGTAGCAGTGCAGTCACCAATATGACATTTGAGAACATTGTCATGAACAATGTGACCAATCCCATTATAATTGACCAAACATATTGTCCCTTCACGTCTTGCACTTCCATG GCACCATCTCGAGTGAAGATCAGTGACATATATTTTAAGAACATTAGAGGGACTTCATCATCAAAGGTAGCAGTGGCACTCGAATGCAGCAAAGGGATGCCATGTCAGAACATATACCTTGAAAATGTTCACTTGGACCTGTCATCAGGGGAGAAACATGCCACTTCCACTTGTAAAAATGTTAGAGCTAAATACATTGGGACCCAACTCCCTCCACCATGTTCTTAG
- the LOC115969486 gene encoding pentatricopeptide repeat-containing protein At2g03880, mitochondrial: MKAISKLKSIASASPSRSRSLSLVSIGSRNVPASSFSSLLDEFTNFCYQRDLPRAMKAMDAMQRHGIWADSITYSELIKCCLARRAVNEAKLVHNHVFSNGHQPKTFLINILLNMYVKFNLLDQAQELFDQMPERNVVSWTTMISAYTNAKLNAKALKYLILMLREGVMPNMFTYSSVLRACDGLLSLTQLHCSIIKAGLESDVFVRSALIDIYSKLGELQNALGVFNEMVTGDLVVWNSIVGGFAQNSDGDEALNLYKRMKRAGFPPDQSTLTSVLRACTGLALLELGRQVHVHVIKFDQDLILNNALLDMYCKCGSLKDANFVFTRMLEKDVISWSTMIAGLAQNGFSREALNLFQSMKDYGAKPNYITILGVLFACSHAGLVEDGWYYFQSMKKLFGIDPGREHYGCIIDLLGRAGKLDQAIKLINEMGFEPDAVTWRALLGACRVHRNVDLAIFAAKQILKLDPEDAGTYILLSNIYANSQRWDEVAEVRRTMKAKGVRKEPGCSWIEVNKQIHAFILGDNSHPQIDEINSHLNQLIHRLMGLGYVPDTNFVLQDLEGEQSEDSLRYHSEKLAIAFGMISMSRGKTIRIRKNIRICGDCHIFAKLLTKMEQRTIVIRDPIRYHHFQDGVCSCGDYW; encoded by the coding sequence ATGAAAGCCATTTCAAAGCTCAAAAGCATAGCATCTGCATCACCTTCGCGTTCGCGTTCACTCTCTCTCGTCTCCATTGGTTCGCGCAATGTGCCAGCCTCCTCCTTCTCGTCTCTGCTCGATGAGTTCACCAACTTCTGCTATCAAAGAGACCTCCCACGAGCCATGAAGGCCATGGACGCTATGCAAAGACACGGCATCTGGGCCGATTCTATCACTTACTCCGAGCTCATCAAGTGTTGCTTGGCTCGCAGGGCTGTCAATGAGGCTAAGCTTGTTCATAACCATGTCTTCTCTAATGGGCACCAGCCAAAAACCTTTCTTATCAACATTCTTCTCAACATGTACGTGAAATTTAACCTTTTGGATCAAGCTCAGGAACTGTTCGACCAAATGCCTGAAAGAAACGTTGTTTCATGGACAACGATGATTTCAGCTTACACTAATGCTAAGCTCAATGCCAAGGCACTCAAGTATTTGATACTGATGCTTAGAGAAGGTGTCATGCCTAATATGTTCACTTACTCTTCAGTTTTGAGAGCCTGTGATGGGTTATTAAGTCTCACACAGCTGCATTGTAGTATTATCAAAGCTGGTTTAGAATCCGATGTCTTTGTTCGGAGTGCTCTTATTGATATATACTCAAAATTGGGTGAGTTGCAAAATGCACTAGGTGTTTTCAATGAGATGGTGACTGGAGATTTGGTTGTTTGGAATTCTATCGTAGGGGGATTTGCTCAAAACAGTGATGGTGATGAAGCTTTGAACCTGTATAAGAGAATGAAGAGAGCTGGTTTTCCACCTGATCAGTCGACACTAACTAGTGTCTTGAGAGCCTGTACTGGGTTAGCGCTTCTAGAATTGGGCAGACAGGTCCATGTTCATGTAATAAAGTTTGATCAAGATCTAATCCTTAATAATGCACTTCTGGATATGTATTGCAAGTGTGGCAGTTTGAAAGATGCAAACTTCGTGTTTACTAGGATGTTGGAGAAGGATGTAATCTCTTGGAGCACCATGATTGCAGGGTTAGCCCAAAACGGTTTCAGCCGAGAGGCACTAAACTTGTTTCAATCCATGAAAGATTATGGGGCAAAACCTAACTACATTACAATTCTTGGGGTTCTGTTTGCCTGTAGCCATGCTGGGCTTGTAGAAGATGGGTGGTACTACTTTCAATCGATGAAGAAACTTTTTGGGATCGATCCAGGAAGAGAGCATTATGGTTGCATTATTGATCTACTTGGAAGGGCTGGGAAGCTTGATCAAgcaattaagttaattaatgaAATGGGATTTGAACCAGATGCTGTGACGTGGAGAGCTTTGCTGGGTGCATGCAGAGTTCACCGAAATGTGGATCTAGCTATATTTGctgccaaacaaattttaaaactggACCCTGAAGATGCAGGAACCTATATATTGTTATCTAATATATATGCCAATTCTCAAAGGTGGGATGAGGTTGCAGAAGTTAGGAGGACCATGAAAGCTAAAGGAGTCAGGAAAGAACCAGGGTGTAGCTGGATTGAAGTGAACAAACAGATTCATGCTTTTATTTTGGGAGATAACTCACATCCACAAATAGATGAGATCAACAGTCACCTAAACCAGTTGATTCATAGATTGATGGGGCTGGGTTATGTTCCAGACACTAATTTTGTCTTGCAAGATCTTGAGGGTGAACAGAGCGAAGATTCACTTCGATACCACAGTGAGAAACTGGCAATTGCCTTTGGTATGATCAGCATGTCAAGGGGGAAGACTATCAGGATCAGGAAAAACATCCGGATTTGCGGAGACTGTCATATCTTTGCAAAACTGTTAACAAAGATGGAACAGCGGACTATAGTTATTAGAGATCCCATTCGGTACCATCATTTTCAGGATGGGGTATGCTCTTGTGGGGATTATTGGTAA
- the LOC115969487 gene encoding aminoacylase-1-like isoform X2 — protein sequence MELSYGTIISLLLLFLSSSITITNAEDLEDPSSSSIISRFQRYLQINTAQPTPNYEESTQFILSQAKSLSLEAQTFEFVQSKPFILLKWPGSNPNLPSILLNSHTDVVPVEHEKWSHPPFGAHLDSLGNIYARGSQDMKCVGMQYLEAIRKLKASGFHPLRSVYLSFVPDEEIGGHDGVEKFVDSDVFTNMNLGIVLDEGLPSPSEDYRVFYAERSPWWLVINATGQPGHGAKLYDNSAMENLFKSIESVRRFRASQFDLLKAGLKAEGEVVSINMVFLKAGTPSPTGFVMNLQPSVAQAGFDIRVPPTADPESLERRIAEEWAPASRNMTFEFKQKANVHDKFGKPLLTATDSSNPWWDLLEEAVRKANGKFGKPEVFPAATDSRYFRELGFPAIGFSPMANTPILLHGHNEFLNQDEYLKGVDVYVSIIKAYASYVEHTRKEGSKDEL from the exons ATGGAGCTGAGTTACGGAACCATCATATCTCTACTACTCTTGTTCCTTTCTTcatcaataacaataacaaacgCTGAAGATTTAGAAgacccatcatcatcatcaatcaTCTCAAGATTCCAACGCTACCTTCAAATCAACACTGCTCAGCCAACCCCCAACTACGAAGAATCAACCCAATTCATTCTCTCTCAAGCCAAATCTCTCTCCCTCGAAGCCCAAACCTTCGAGTTCGTCCAATCCAAGCCTTTCATCCTCCTCAAATGGCCAGGCTCCAATCCCAACCTCCCTTCCATCCTCCTCAACTCTCACACAGATGTCGTTCCAGTCGAGCATGAAAAGTGGTCCCACCCACCCTTCGGGGCCCACCTCGATTCTCTGGGTAATATTTACGCCAGAGGCTCCCAGGATATGAAGTGTGTTGGCATGCAATACCTTGAGGCCATTCGAAAGTTGAAGGCTTCTGGCTTTCACCCACTTCGCTCTGTTTACTTGTCTTTTGTACCTGACGAGGAGATTGGTGGCCATGATGGGGTTGAAAAGTTCGTCGATTCCGACGTTTTCACCAATATGAACCTGGGGATTGTACTTGACGaag GGTTGCCTTCCCCAAGTGAGGATTACAGGGTGTTTTATGCTGAGAGGAGTCCCTGGTGGCTAGTGATTAACGCTACTGGACAGCCAGGCCATGGCGCAAAGTTGTATGACAATAGTGCTATGGAGAATCTATTCAAAAGCATTGAGAGTGTGAGAAGGTTCCGGGCTTCTCAGTTTGATTTGCTGAAGGCTGGTTTGAAGGCCGAGGGTGAGGTTGTTTCAATTAATATGGTGTTTTTGAAGGCCGGCACGCCGTCTCCAACT GGTTTTGTCATGAATTTGCAGCCATCTGTAGCACAAGCAGGTTTTGATATTCGGGTGCCACCAACTGCTGATCCAGAATCTTTGGAGAGACGAATTGCTGAAGAATGGGCTCCTGCCTCACGTAATATGACATTTGAG TTCAAGCAGAAGGCTAATGTGCACGATAAGTTTGGGAAGCCACTCCTAACTGCGACTGATAGTTCTAACCCCTGGTGGGACCTACTAGAAGAAGCTGTCAGAAAAGCTAATGGAAAATTTGGTAAACCAGAGGTCTTTCCTGCTGCAACAGATTCTCGCTACTTCCGGGAACTAGGCTTTCCAGCCATTGGCTTCTCCCCTATGGCAAACACTCCTATCCTTCTCCATGGTCATAATGAG TTTCTAAACCAAGATGAGTACTTGAAAGGAGTTGATGTCTATGTGTCAATAATCAAAGCTTATGCATCTTATGTTGAGCATACAAGAAAGGAAGGCTCCAAAGATGAGTTGTAA